The Pseudofrankia sp. DC12 region GGGTGAAGGATCGCGTCCAGTTCGGCGTGCCGATCGGGTCGTTCCAGGGCGTACAGCATGGCCTCGCCGACCTGCCGGGGCTGGTGGACGCGGCGGCGCTGCTCGCCCGGGAGGCGGCCTGGAGCCTCGACACCGGACACGCGTCGGTCACCGGTGCCGACGGCCCCCAGCTCGCGGCGATGGCCGCCCTGTTCGCGACGGACGCAGCCCGGCAGGCCTCCGAACGCGCCGTCCAGTACCACGGAGGCCTTGGCGTCGCCGTCGAGCACGACGCGCAGCTGTTCTTCCGCCGGGCGCGCGCCTACCCGGCCCTGGCCGGAGCACCGCGCGGCCTCGCCCGGGAGCTTGGCCGCGACCTTGTCGACGGACCGGCCGACGGCACCGACTCCGCTGGGCGGGCGCCCGGGGTGGTCGGGACGGTGGCCCCGGCCGGCCCGCGGGACTCCGACGGCACGTCCTTCGCGTACAACCAGCCTCTCGCCGCGTTCGCCGCCGAGGTCCGCGGCTTCGTCCGCTCCTGGCTGACGGACGAGATCCGCCACGAGGCACGCCGGACCGGCACCGTGCATGTGCCCGCGCTGCACCGGGCGTTGGCGCGCCGGGGCTGGCTCGCCGCCGCGCAGCCCGGCGGCCGGGCCGCCCGCGACCCCTACGAACTTGCCGTCCTGTTCCGCGAGCTGGAACTGGCCGACGCCCCGTACCACGGGATCGGCACAACAATGATCGTCGCCGGCGTCCTAGACCAGATCGGAGGCTCGGCGCTGCGCGCGGGTGTGCTGCCGGCGCTGCTGGCGGGTGAGGCCACGGCGGTACTCGGCTACTCCGAGCCGGGCTCGGGCTCCGACGTGGCCGCGGCGCGCACCCGGGCCGTGCCCGTCGACGAGGCGCACTCCGCCTGGCGGATCAACGGCCAGAAGATGTGGACCACCCTCGCGCACACCGCCGCCCACTGCCTGCTGCTCACGCGGACGAACCCTGACGTGCCCAAGCACCGCGGCCTGACGATGTTCCTGGTGCCCATGGACACCCCGGGCATCTCCATCCAGCCCATCCACACGATCGCCGACGAGCGGACCAATATCGTCTTCTACGACGACGTGATCGTTCCGGACTCCTGCCGGCTCGGCGAGGTGGACGGAGGCTGGCAGGTCATGGCCATCGGGCTGAGCCTGGAGCGCGGGGTCATGGGGAGCACCGCGATGCTCGAACCGCTGCTCGGCGCCGTGACGGCGTGGGCCCGGGTTCCAGCGCCCGCGGACGGCTGGCTCGGCGGGCAACGCCCGGCCGACGACCCTGCCGTGCTGACGGCGATCGCCCGAGCCAGGTCTGACGCGGAGGCCGCCTTTCTGCTCACCGCGCTGACCGCCTGGCTCAGCGTCGCCGGAAAGTCGCCCGCGGTCGCGGGCACCATCGCGAAACTGTTCGCCTCGACCGCCTACCAGCGGGCCAGCCGTGAGCTCCAGGACGCGGCGGGTCTCGGCGGCATCCTGCCCGGCCGCGCCGGGGGCGCCGCGGCGCCGGCCGCCGGCGGCGAGATCGAACGCGCCGCGCGCCATTCCTGCGTCGTCACGATCCAGGGCGGCACCACCGAGATCGCCCGCAACCTCGTCGCCGAACAACGACTCGGCCTGCCCAAGACCCGCCAGGGAACTCGCTCCAGCTGATCGGGCGGGGCGCCGCGGTGATCACCGCCGCGGCGCCGACAGGCTTGCTCCGTCACCGCGGGCCTCGGCGTCTGCGCCCGCCCGTCAGCACCCTGGCGGGCGACCTCGCCTCTCCTGACTCGTGCGTCTGGTCAGCGGGCGCGCGCGCTGAACATCGCGGCGCTGTGGGCCGGTCGCGACCTGGGTCGTTCCGCGGTCGACGGGCCGGCCTCGTGATCTGCTGAGCTGACGCGCGCCGTGGTCGCGAGAGATCGAGCGGCCGTGCCTCGCCCGGCACGGTGGCCGCGGCCGCCGGCGGGGCGGCCCCCACGCCGTCTGCCCGTCCGAGGTGCCGGCTCGCTGCCGCGGCCTGCGCCGGCTGGCACTCGCCGGGCTGGGCTGGTTCTGGTCTCCGGCTCGATCGCGACCGCGGGGCTGGTGAGCGACCGAGCGCCGGGAGCGAGCGTGGAGAGTATCGGGTGGTCGGCAGTCGCGACCCGCGTGGTCGTCGGCCGGATGCCGGCGGCGCGGGCCAGTAGCGTGACCTCACGGATCTGATCCGTGGTCGCCAGGGTGATGACGGTGCCACTGTTGCCGGCGCGCGCGGTGCGTCCGGAACGGTGCAGGTATGCCTTGTGGTCGGCCGGTGGGTCGGCGTGGATCACGAGGGCGACGTCGTCGACGTGGATGCCGCGGGCGGCGATGTCGGTGGCGACCAGCGCCGAGGCCCGGCCTTCGCGGAAGTCGTCGAGGTTGCGGGTACGGGCGTTCTGGCTGAGGTTGCCGTGCAGCTCGACCGTGGGCACGCCGGCGCGGTTGAGGTGGCGGGCCAGAGCCTTGGCCCCGTGCTTCGTGCGGGTGAACACGACCGTGCGTCCCGGCGCGCTGGACAGATCGACGAGCACGGGGAGCCGGCTGTCCCGTTCGACGTGCAGCAGATGGTGCGCCATGGTGCCCACCGGGGACTGGGTGGAGTCGGCCTCATGCACGGCCGGATTGCGCAGGTACTGGCGCACCAGGGTGTCGATCGCCCGGTCCAGGGTGGCCGAGAACAGCATCCGCTGCCCGCCGGCCGGGGTCTGGCCGATCAGCCGGCGTACGGCCGGAAGGAACCCCAGGTCGGCCATGTGGTCGGCCTCGTCCAGCACGGTGATCTTCACCTGGGCCAGCGAGCAGTGCCCCTGCGCGAGGAGGTCCTCGAGCCGGCCCGGACAGGCCACGACGATGTCGGCGCCCCGCCGGATCGCGGCCACCTGCGGGTTCTGGCCCACGCCACCGAACACGGTGCACGAGGTGAGGCCGGCCGCGGCGGCGAGCGGCCGCAGAGCGGTGTCGATCTGCGCGGCGAGCTCGCGGGTGGGCGCCAGGATCAGCGCGCGCGGAGCCCCGGCGCGGGCCCGGGGCCCGCCCGACAGCCGTGCGACCACGGGCAGGAGGAACGCGAATGTCTTGCCGGATCCCGTGCGGCCGCGGCCGAGGATGTCACGCCCAGCGAGGGCGTCCGGCAGCGTCGCCCGCTGGATGGGGGTGGGCGTCTCGATGGCGAGACGGGTGAGAACGGCGGTCAGGCGCGCAGGCACGCCAAGATCGGTGAACGAAGACAAGAAAAATCGCTATCTGTGCGATGTCCCGCCGACAACCGGGGATCCGAGGATCTCGACCAGTTACACGCGGAGCGAAGGCCCGATGCTGAGAAACGGGTGTTGACAGGCCTGCGCTACGACGCGCGGACAACTCGCGGCAGGAGCTCGACGAGCTGATTACCGCCAGCATAGCCGGTCCGAGCGCGCAACGGTGCCAACCGGGTCGCCCGCAGGTTGCGGCGATACCGGCCCAAGCTGTCCGTCTAGTCGGAGGCCGCCACGGTTTGGCGTCATCTGACTGCGGTATGCCACCTTGAGGGTGAGACCATGTCCGGACTTCGTCGCGCTGTGATTTCCTTGTTGTCCCTGCGAATCTTGCGGCGGACGCGCGCTGCGGCCTTGGGTGTCTGGCCGGCGGCGCGGGCGGCGTCGTCCCAGCTCTCGGGTCCGGTCCCGTCGACGTAGGCGAGCACGACGGCCCACTCGGCGAGCTTGAGTCTCTCCCGTGCGCGGTGGAGCCGCAGGTCCTTGAACTCCCAGGGCAACGCGTCTTTCTGATCTTCGGCGTCATCGTCGTCGGGTGGTGGGGCTTGCTCAGAGGCGGCGAGGCGCCGTCAGCGGATCAGCCAGCGTGGCCAGTGCGCGGGGGGTCGAGTGCAGCCAAGAGGCGTTCGCCGAAGACCGGCGTCCCGTGTGTGCGCAGGTAGCCGGCGATGTCGTAGGCCGTCAGCGCGGGGCCTGACCTTCCCGTCCTGGCAGCGATGGCACGGACAGCGGTCACGACCTGGTCGGGGTGAAGATCGAGCTCGTCGAGGAGGAAGCCGTCCAGGGACTGACGGGTCAGTGGCGCGGTAGCGCGCTGAGCGGGAAGTCGGCGAGGTTGTCGGTGACGATCACGTCGGCGCGGCCAGCACGGGCGGCGGCGACCACATGCCGGTCATCGGGGTCGGGCAGTCCGACGGTGGGCACAAGCGGCTCCCAGCCCGTCACGACCGCGTCCGGGAAGGCGGTCTGCATCTGCCGGAAGAGACGAGTCAGGCAGGCCTCGGTCTCTTGCGGAGAGGTTCCTCGCTTACCTAGCAGCGTGCGCAGTGTCCGGTCGAGCTCACCGAGGACCTCCGTGGGCCACGGTGGCCGGTATGCACCGGTACTGGCGATCTCAAGTAGCACGTCACGTGCCCCGCTGGGCACGAGGACGCAGGTGTCGAGCGGCGCGCTGAACACCTGCGGTCAGCCTTGGGTCTTCGTACGCGCGGCCTTGAGAGCCGTGCGTGCCTCGTCCGGGTCGACGTCATAGAGGCCGAGACGTTCGGTGTCGGTAACCATGTCCGCGAAGGCGAGCTCCGCGGCGTTGCGCTGGCGGCGGCGGTACCCGAGGAGGTCATCGAGGCGGACTCTACGGTGGCGACTGGGTTTCTCGAGCGGGATGACTCCGGTCTCCAGCAGCCGGACCAGGGTGGTGCGCGAGATGCGCAGCAGGTCCGCGGCTTCCTGGGTGGACAGCAGCAGATGGTGCGGCGCGACCGTGACGGCGAGGCCGGCCTGCATCGCCGGCACCGGCAAGACCTACCTTGCGCAGGAGCTGGCCCGATATGCCGCCGAGGAGACGAACGGCGAGCACCGCTTGGTGCAACGCGATCCGCGCACCCACCTACCAGCCGACCCGGGACAGCGTCGTCCGCGGCGTACCCGGCCCGCGGCACCGCTACGGACGGCTGCTGCACGCCGACAATCCCGCACGCCGCTGGCACCACGGCCCAGTCCAGGTCGTCACCGCCGCCCGAGCCGCCCCGCCCCAACCCGTGCTCGCGCGGGGCCCGGACAACGACGAGGGCACCCGACTCGCCGTGGACCGCACACTCGGAACCATGATCGAAGAAGAATCAGGCCCAGAACAGGCCACGATCTAGATCACGATCTAGATCACGAAGGCGAAGTGCCTGTGCCACAGGCGTTTGGGGGACGAGTCGGCCTGTAAGCCGGATTCAGAGACCTTGGTTCCCTGACCAGCACGAACGAGACGATCAGCTGGTCTACCAGGAACTTTGCCTTTCGAGATCTCGCTCTGTCTGTCGTCGTTTCGCTACCTCAAACAGGCCCAGAACAGGCCAGAGATCGACTTTGGAAGCGCCATCACCCGGCCCGGGGCATCCCCTCGGGCCCGAAGGAGTGCCTGTCCCAGCCAGCATGGCCACTACTGAACGCCACGCCCGGCGTGGCCTGGATTCAGAGAGCCGGAGTCAAGCTTCCTGAATAGGCCACGCCGGGGGGACGCCATGGCGAGCCGCCAAGGCGCGACAAGTACGGAACTCAAGCAAGTCAGCCTTTGACGCTGCCGCTCCCCTCGCAGGCAGCTCGGCCGTTTCGATCGAACCCGGCTCCGCGTCATCGACGATCACGGCTCGCAGCGACCCCGCCGTCAACGTCGTGGACAACAGCGACTTCGTGAACGCGCCTGCTTCCCGGGACCGTTCGAGGATCTCCGCGTCGCGCGGGGCCGGCCCCCGAACTGTCAGAGAACCTGCCTACAGAAACCGCCTTGAGGCGGATCCGCTTGAGGGACCAAACCCCAGGGCCAAGGGAAGATCACTCCAGGTAGCGAACTATCGCTCTGAGTAATCGTCACGATCAAGCTCTCGGTCCAGGTTTCGACGGGTCTCGCGGGTGCAGTTCCTTCCGGCCGGAATCTCGCCGCCCGCGCTTCCGAGCTATCGGAAATGACGCCATCGGCAGCTACGAATGCCTACCCGAAAATCCGCCGCTGTGCGCCCAGTCGCCATGGCCGTTGAATTGACGAAAACAAGAGCCGCCGTTGCGAAACGACGGCCTCCTGATCGGGACAATGAGAGTGCGAACAAACAATCCCCCGAGACAGAAGGCCGCCAAGTGTCATCATGCCAGACCGGCGCCGCTTTGTCGAGCGGCCTTGACAACGCCGGCAAAGAAAAAATCGGTCGACTTCTTGCCATGCTGCGTCTTGTGAAGGATTTCCGCGACGCCCGGGGCCGGGTTTACGACCTCGAGTTCGTGCTTGCCACGGCGACCGTCGCGACGCTCGCTGGCGCCACGTGTTACCGCGAGATCGGAAGCGAGGCGGCCGACCTCTCCCAAGGGCTCCTCGCCGCACTCGGCGCGCCCTACGGCTATTTTCGGGGCTGCTACACCGTTCCCTGCGAATCCACCATCCGCGAGACCCTCAAAGGAGTCAACTCGCATGTGCTGGACCTGGTCGTCGGCACCTGGCTGCACGAACAAGCGACCCGCGATCACAACGGCGATCTGGTGATCGCCCTGGACGGTAAGGTCTTGCGCGGCGCTTGGAGCACGGAGAACCAGCAGTTCACGCTGTTCTCTGCCATGACTCACAACCAGGGGGTCGTCATCGCCCAGACCAAGGTCCCCGCGGATAC contains the following coding sequences:
- a CDS encoding acyl-CoA dehydrogenase family protein, which encodes MDLSVDEAGRAAGELAAAVLARRPGLVAAREAEPSGHDPALWAELCAAGLAGLAVAEELDGGGTGLHAPVMAAVELGRVLAPVPFAEHVAAARLLAAAAPEHPDLPAVVAGELIATLATRVRAGVGVAVPAGAVAGLVLAVVDGQLVASRSAPPPDATLPNQGDLAVADRDLHGAQVLGGDAAPAAFARARSEWLVLMAGWLAGLTDGALRLAVRWVKDRVQFGVPIGSFQGVQHGLADLPGLVDAAALLAREAAWSLDTGHASVTGADGPQLAAMAALFATDAARQASERAVQYHGGLGVAVEHDAQLFFRRARAYPALAGAPRGLARELGRDLVDGPADGTDSAGRAPGVVGTVAPAGPRDSDGTSFAYNQPLAAFAAEVRGFVRSWLTDEIRHEARRTGTVHVPALHRALARRGWLAAAQPGGRAARDPYELAVLFRELELADAPYHGIGTTMIVAGVLDQIGGSALRAGVLPALLAGEATAVLGYSEPGSGSDVAAARTRAVPVDEAHSAWRINGQKMWTTLAHTAAHCLLLTRTNPDVPKHRGLTMFLVPMDTPGISIQPIHTIADERTNIVFYDDVIVPDSCRLGEVDGGWQVMAIGLSLERGVMGSTAMLEPLLGAVTAWARVPAPADGWLGGQRPADDPAVLTAIARARSDAEAAFLLTALTAWLSVAGKSPAVAGTIAKLFASTAYQRASRELQDAAGLGGILPGRAGGAAAPAAGGEIERAARHSCVVTIQGGTTEIARNLVAEQRLGLPKTRQGTRSS
- a CDS encoding DEAD/DEAH box helicase, producing the protein MPARLTAVLTRLAIETPTPIQRATLPDALAGRDILGRGRTGSGKTFAFLLPVVARLSGGPRARAGAPRALILAPTRELAAQIDTALRPLAAAAGLTSCTVFGGVGQNPQVAAIRRGADIVVACPGRLEDLLAQGHCSLAQVKITVLDEADHMADLGFLPAVRRLIGQTPAGGQRMLFSATLDRAIDTLVRQYLRNPAVHEADSTQSPVGTMAHHLLHVERDSRLPVLVDLSSAPGRTVVFTRTKHGAKALARHLNRAGVPTVELHGNLSQNARTRNLDDFREGRASALVATDIAARGIHVDDVALVIHADPPADHKAYLHRSGRTARAGNSGTVITLATTDQIREVTLLARAAGIRPTTTRVATADHPILSTLAPGARSLTSPAVAIEPETRTSPARRVPAGAGRGSEPAPRTGRRRGGRPAGGRGHRAGRGTAARSLATTARVSSADHEAGPSTAERPRSRPAHSAAMFSARAR
- a CDS encoding PIN domain-containing protein codes for the protein MFSAPLDTCVLVPSGARDVLLEIASTGAYRPPWPTEVLGELDRTLRTLLGKRGTSPQETEACLTRLFRQMQTAFPDAVVTGWEPLVPTVGLPDPDDRHVVAAARAGRADVIVTDNLADFPLSALPRH
- a CDS encoding helix-turn-helix domain-containing protein: MQAGLAVTVAPHHLLLSTQEAADLLRISRTTLVRLLETGVIPLEKPSRHRRVRLDDLLGYRRRQRNAAELAFADMVTDTERLGLYDVDPDEARTALKAARTKTQG